ATATTACTCTGATTCGCGAGAGCGAATCGCCCTTTTCGGAATCAATCCGGGGCGTTTTGGCGGAGGCCTAACCGGTGTACCTTTTACAGACCCTATCCACCTGGAGGAGACTTGTGGGATTAAAAATAACTTGGACAAGCGACCAGAACTATCCAGTAGGTTCATCTATGAGATGATCGCAGCCTTTGGCGGACCAGCCCTGTTTTATCAAAATTTCTATTTATCGGCAGTCTCCCCAATCGGATTTGTAAGAGAAGGCAAAAACCTCAATTATTATGACATCAACGGTTGGCCAGACATTTTTGAGGAATATGTGGTAGCGTGTATCCGGGAGCAATTAGAATTGCCCATCAGTCGAAAGGTGGCTTTTAGTATTGGTCAGGGTGAAAACCTGAAGTATCTCAATGCACTGAATGCCAGATACAATTTTTTTGATGAAATCCGGACAGTCCCCCATCCCCGCTGGGTGATGCAGTATCGTTTGAAAAGAAAAACAGAATTTGTACAGCAATACATTGAAAGCCTCTCCAAGGCCTGAAGAGGTCTCAGAATATTATTTCCTGACCATCAGATAATCGCTCTATTTCCAGACTATTCCGATTGATTACTTCCGCTCCCATATGCGTTAGCAACATTCGTTTGGTGTTGAAGAGTGCCCTTCTTTCAAGGATTGTTTGATAACTCAAATGCCCCGGAGAGTCTTCTTTGAGGTTATTGGACTCTATCACAAAAACATCCGACCCATCCGCCAAATCGATAAGCGAGTCGTTCCATTCTGTGTCTCCTGAAAATGAAAATACCTTATCCTCCCACCTGATTTTCACTCCATGTGGGTGGGAAGGTATCGCATGGGTAACAGGTCTTGCATAAACCTCCAGATCATTCGTATTAGTCCAGTGCTTATCCTTATACTCTACAAAAGTGATATTAAGTGCTTCCAGTATTTTGGAAGTACCCGGATACAATGCTTCCTGCAATGCAAAAACCATCTTTTCTACTCCCGACGGCCCGATAATCGTAAGCGGAGTGGTCCGCTGGTATTCTATATGATTGCTCAACACCAGAAAGGGAATTCCACCATAATGGTCACCATGAAAATGAGTGATCACAATGGTGTCAATACTGGTAACTAAAATACCCAAC
This Marinoscillum sp. 108 DNA region includes the following protein-coding sequences:
- a CDS encoding uracil-DNA glycosylase family protein, whose product is MTVAENILNFYQSLTPPSGLLPDVVVLNPYKDEQAMEACTLFYQKYYSDSRERIALFGINPGRFGGGLTGVPFTDPIHLEETCGIKNNLDKRPELSSRFIYEMIAAFGGPALFYQNFYLSAVSPIGFVREGKNLNYYDINGWPDIFEEYVVACIREQLELPISRKVAFSIGQGENLKYLNALNARYNFFDEIRTVPHPRWVMQYRLKRKTEFVQQYIESLSKA
- a CDS encoding MBL fold metallo-hydrolase encodes the protein MKLTILGCGDAFGSEGRFNTSFMLEQDHRRILVDCGASTLIRLKQLGILVTSIDTIVITHFHGDHYGGIPFLVLSNHIEYQRTTPLTIIGPSGVEKMVFALQEALYPGTSKILEALNITFVEYKDKHWTNTNDLEVYARPVTHAIPSHPHGVKIRWEDKVFSFSGDTEWNDSLIDLADGSDVFVIESNNLKEDSPGHLSYQTILERRALFNTKRMLLTHMGAEVINRNSLEIERLSDGQEIIF